The following are encoded in a window of Magnolia sinica isolate HGM2019 chromosome 11, MsV1, whole genome shotgun sequence genomic DNA:
- the LOC131218169 gene encoding uncharacterized protein LOC131218169, whose product MDNIIVWNVRGIGNQRTARTAKRIIKKHDPTILVLLEPMLGNGKRVQIGLSLGFHSSYSNWDAGGKIWLFHRSSVSVSLIFKSDQCLSIVASDHNSAGPIYFTFVYARTAWKKVDSNHPIYNVLSRLKQVNKDLKSWNKEEFGNIFEQILSMERLVAELEAKMQDFSGPVDQMLSMQQDLNYNSARHASIRQVELDSGQIVENQDDIKAAAVAHFQQIFSGEPARVDQNLLQCIPHKVTQAHNEMLMAIPSISEVQFAVQSILADDAVGPDGFSAAFFQSSWEVVGHDIHRAVSIFFQ is encoded by the exons ATGGATAATATCATAGTGTGGAATGTTCGTGGAATTGGCAACCAAAGGACGGCTAGGACTGCCAAAAGAATTATCAAGAAACATGATCCTACGATCTTGGTGCTTCTTGAGCCTATGCTTGGCAATGGGAAAAGAGTGCAAATTGGCCTCTCTTTAGGCTTTCATTCATCCTATTCTAACTGGGATGCAGGGGGCAAGATTTGGCTATTTCACAGGTCCTCTGTTTCTGTTTCTCTAATTTTCAAATCTGATCAATGTTTGTCGATAGTTGCTTCAGATCATAACAGCGCTGGCCCAATATATTTCACCTTTGTCTACGCAAG GACAGCGTGGAAAAAGGTCGATTCAAATCATCCAATTTACAACGTCCTTTCCAGACTCAAGCAAGTAAACAAAGATCTCAAATCTTGGAATAAGGAGGAATTTGGGAACATCTTTGAGCAGATCCTGTCTATGGAACGCCTCGTGGCTGAGCTGGAGGCTAAGATGCAGGATTTTTCAGGCCCGGTAGATCAGATGCTCAGCATGCAGCAGGACCTTAACTATAACTCAGCCAG GCACGCATCCATTCGCCAGGTGGAGCTGGATTCAGGTCAGATTGTCGAGAACCAGGATGACATTAAAGCAGCAGCAGTAGCTCATTTTCAACAGATTTTCTCTGGTGAACCAGCTCGGGTGGATCAGAATCTTCTTCAATGCATTCCACATAAGGTCACGCAGGCACATAATGAAATGTTGATGGCGATTCCTTCAATTTCAGAGGTACAATTTGCAGTCCAATCCATTCTGGCTGACGATGCGGTGGGGCCAGATGGTTTTTCAGCTGCTTTTTTTCAGTCTTCATGGGAGGTGGTTGGTCATGACATTCATAGGGCTGTTTCTATCTTCTTCCAGTGA